A genomic stretch from Bacteroidota bacterium includes:
- a CDS encoding low molecular weight phosphotyrosine protein phosphatase, with amino-acid sequence MMPVKVLFVCLGNICRSPMAEGIFIDLTVKAGLESAFVIDSAGTSGHHQGELADRRMRETALQHGIQLVSRARPFRQQDFQEFDYIAAMDRSVLRDIQAKQRPGTAVNAKVFLMRDDDPAKDSHDVPDPYYGGPEGFEDVFQILDRSNRNFLQRLRELHGI; translated from the coding sequence ATGATGCCCGTAAAGGTTTTGTTTGTTTGCTTGGGAAATATATGTCGTTCGCCGATGGCAGAAGGCATTTTCATCGATTTGACTGTAAAGGCAGGTCTCGAATCCGCGTTTGTCATTGACTCTGCAGGCACAAGCGGCCACCACCAAGGCGAGCTTGCCGATCGTAGGATGCGTGAAACCGCACTTCAACATGGCATTCAGCTCGTCTCACGTGCGCGTCCGTTTCGTCAACAGGACTTTCAGGAATTTGACTACATCGCAGCCATGGACCGGTCGGTGTTGCGAGACATTCAGGCAAAACAGCGACCTGGAACGGCTGTCAACGCCAAAGTCTTTCTCATGCGGGATGATGACCCTGCAAAAGATAGCCACGACGTTCCGGACCCCTATTACGGGGGACCCGAGGGCTTTGAAGATGTTTTTCAAATCCTTGACCGCAGCAACCGCAACTTTCTTCAGCGCCTCCGAGAACTGCATGGGATTTAG
- a CDS encoding SDR family oxidoreductase → MKHVLITGASTGIGFAAAEAFIAKGYHVYGSVRKQIDAEKLQERLGKGFTPLLFDVTDEAAIKAAAQKLEAEIGKEGLACLVNNAGVAVSGPMHLVPIDELRFQFEVNLFGLMAVTQAFLPLLGAKENPGHAPGRIIMISSVGGKLAAPFLGPYSASKHALEAVSHSLRRELQVYGIDVIIVGPGAVKTPIWDKPSANELGIYEGTIYAPAMLKFQKSFVKGGQMGLPASFLGERLVKIHETPNPKSRYVFVPRFLKDWFIPKLLPDRMLDRIIGKSIGLLRK, encoded by the coding sequence ATGAAACACGTCCTGATTACCGGAGCTTCCACGGGCATCGGCTTTGCTGCCGCAGAAGCTTTTATTGCCAAGGGCTACCATGTTTACGGCAGCGTTCGCAAACAAATCGACGCAGAAAAGCTTCAAGAGCGGCTCGGAAAAGGATTTACGCCATTGCTTTTTGATGTGACCGACGAGGCCGCCATCAAGGCTGCAGCGCAGAAATTGGAAGCGGAGATTGGGAAAGAAGGATTGGCCTGCCTGGTCAACAATGCAGGAGTTGCTGTTTCCGGTCCGATGCATTTGGTGCCCATTGACGAATTGCGTTTCCAGTTTGAGGTCAATCTCTTTGGCTTGATGGCGGTGACGCAGGCATTTTTGCCCTTGTTGGGCGCAAAAGAAAATCCGGGGCATGCCCCCGGTCGCATCATCATGATCAGTTCGGTGGGTGGCAAACTTGCCGCGCCCTTTCTGGGACCTTACTCTGCAAGCAAACACGCCTTGGAAGCTGTTTCCCATTCATTGCGTCGCGAATTGCAGGTGTATGGCATCGACGTGATCATCGTCGGACCTGGAGCAGTGAAAACGCCGATTTGGGACAAGCCATCCGCCAATGAGCTGGGGATTTACGAAGGCACGATTTACGCGCCGGCCATGCTCAAATTCCAGAAGTCCTTTGTCAAAGGTGGTCAAATGGGCCTTCCCGCTTCGTTTCTCGGCGAAAGACTTGTTAAAATCCATGAAACACCCAATCCCAAGTCGCGTTACGTATTTGTTCCCCGATTTTTAAAGGATTGGTTCATCCCAAAACTTTTGCCCGACCGTATGCTGGACCGCATCATTGGAAAATCGATCGGATTGTTGCGCAAATAA
- a CDS encoding acyl-CoA dehydrogenase family protein, protein MSTAIATSARLKGGEFLLKSTDAMSIFIPEEWNEEQKMISQMCDDFLEKEVYPHLAELDAMTNPDLMPSIIRKAADLGLLGAGLPEQYGGMGLDFLSQMLLTERFGAGHSFAVGFSAHTGIGTLPTLYYGTDAQKNTYLPKLGSGEWLASYCLTEPGSGSDALGAKTTATLSEDGKHYIINGQKIWITNGGFANLFTVFAKLDGKFTGFLVPGDTPGISRSPEAHKMGIKGSSTREIFFQDVKIPVENLLGEIGKGHKIAFNILNIGRIKLAAAAIGGGKKAIDVAVKYANDRQQFGVAISTFGAIQYKLAEMAIRMWVMESAVYRASFDIQNKEHELQAAGASYADALLGGAEEYAIECALLKVLGSEVVDYIVDEGVQIFGGNGFSADFPMDRAYRDARINRIFEGTNEINRLLGIDMIMKRALKGELDLQTPIMKIMGELTSIPEFSGEMENTPLSESKKAIGNLKKALLMVSGAAVQTFMAKLEKEQEIIMNIADMGIYVYAAESALLRAEKLIAIRGEAACADQIAMVNAYVYDAADHINKAGKDAINSFAEGDMQRMMLMGLKRFTKVAPFNAKNARRQIAASLIAANGYCY, encoded by the coding sequence ATGAGTACTGCAATCGCAACATCAGCACGCCTCAAGGGCGGTGAATTTTTGCTCAAGAGCACCGATGCCATGAGCATTTTCATTCCAGAAGAATGGAATGAAGAACAAAAGATGATCTCTCAAATGTGTGATGACTTCTTGGAAAAAGAGGTGTATCCGCACTTGGCCGAACTCGATGCCATGACCAATCCTGACTTGATGCCTTCGATCATTCGCAAGGCAGCCGATTTGGGCTTGTTGGGCGCAGGCTTGCCCGAGCAATACGGCGGCATGGGCCTCGATTTCCTTTCGCAAATGCTGCTCACAGAGCGTTTTGGTGCAGGCCATTCCTTTGCCGTTGGATTCAGCGCGCATACGGGAATTGGTACATTGCCAACACTTTATTACGGCACCGACGCCCAGAAAAACACCTATTTGCCCAAGTTGGGTTCTGGCGAATGGTTGGCTTCCTACTGTTTGACTGAGCCGGGTTCAGGTTCAGACGCTTTGGGTGCCAAAACGACCGCTACCTTGAGCGAAGACGGCAAACACTACATCATCAACGGCCAGAAAATCTGGATCACCAATGGTGGATTTGCCAACTTGTTCACGGTATTCGCCAAACTCGACGGAAAATTCACTGGATTTTTGGTTCCCGGTGACACCCCCGGTATCAGCCGCAGCCCTGAAGCACATAAAATGGGCATCAAGGGCAGTTCGACCCGCGAAATTTTCTTCCAAGACGTCAAAATCCCAGTCGAAAACCTGTTGGGCGAAATCGGCAAAGGCCACAAAATCGCCTTCAACATCCTCAACATTGGCCGAATCAAATTGGCAGCTGCTGCGATCGGTGGCGGCAAAAAGGCCATTGATGTGGCTGTCAAGTATGCCAATGACCGTCAGCAATTTGGGGTTGCCATCTCGACATTCGGAGCGATTCAGTACAAATTGGCTGAAATGGCCATTCGGATGTGGGTGATGGAATCGGCGGTTTACCGTGCCTCCTTCGACATCCAAAACAAGGAGCATGAATTGCAAGCCGCAGGTGCTTCTTATGCCGACGCCCTTTTGGGAGGTGCTGAGGAGTATGCCATCGAATGCGCATTGCTGAAAGTCTTGGGTTCTGAAGTGGTGGATTACATCGTCGACGAAGGCGTGCAAATCTTTGGTGGCAACGGTTTTTCCGCCGATTTCCCGATGGACCGCGCTTACCGCGACGCCCGTATCAACCGTATCTTCGAAGGCACCAACGAAATCAACCGTTTGTTGGGCATCGACATGATCATGAAGCGTGCTTTGAAGGGCGAACTCGACCTTCAAACGCCGATCATGAAGATCATGGGTGAGCTCACAAGCATTCCAGAATTCAGCGGCGAGATGGAAAACACTCCGCTATCTGAATCCAAAAAAGCCATTGGCAACCTGAAAAAGGCGCTGTTGATGGTTTCGGGTGCAGCGGTGCAGACGTTCATGGCCAAATTGGAAAAAGAGCAGGAAATCATCATGAACATCGCAGACATGGGCATTTATGTTTATGCTGCCGAGTCCGCCTTGCTCCGTGCTGAAAAGCTGATCGCGATTCGTGGTGAGGCTGCTTGTGCAGATCAAATTGCGATGGTCAATGCTTATGTTTATGACGCCGCCGACCATATCAACAAGGCTGGCAAAGACGCCATCAACTCGTTTGCCGAAGGCGATATGCAACGCATGATGTTGATGGGTCTCAAGCGCTTCACGAAAGTGGCTCCCTTCAACGCGAAGAATGCACGCCGTCAAATTGCTGCCTCGCTGATCGCAGCAAATGGCTATTGTTACTAA
- a CDS encoding prolipoprotein diacylglyceryl transferase, with product MKSPTFFLDFEWFRLFYLLAMGLGAILVLRAAKRDGLPVQSALLLFLWAAVFGIMGSRLAEFSGNDWLDLFQTGRAVDNGKTALGGILGAIFGLAVGRRVMRIQAPVWGWFLGWPAVLIVFRIGCLLAGCCAGTPTGLPWALSYAAGTPACEMQHAHGLWAGDGAWSLPVHPVPVYEMMLGLLLLWGIAKLLKRGSSRATIFFTSILAYSGVRFFEEFIRTEHVTDGFLNPVQWGLLIAIPFLIALIVRARMQAKTPEMSTTRIPTASLIVPILTILLCRNFWTTGEFLALGMLVFAFGAASVVALMRAGKLRQIHWMVPASLFAGALLMSQAAIDQTVPDGSRENWVEVGMGAALGSYNETCGNTHTYGVAGAGGQYTHNINGRHQLEAGIRTYFGQDNDRDTLVTLFGGNPYFAYQNRWVGAELGVHGGNLIVDGQMRNFVPQGMLRVGPSDIFFAEFRVFNNGYAPIPGSAMRLGIGSGFGLDNGTVFRIGISSSGYYINPTIVLQKDYMIEPLVAYGGRDNYQFGLGLRVKLKVNSEK from the coding sequence ATGAAATCACCCACTTTCTTTCTCGACTTCGAATGGTTTCGCTTGTTTTACTTGCTCGCGATGGGCTTGGGAGCGATTCTGGTCCTTCGGGCCGCCAAACGGGATGGCCTTCCAGTGCAATCTGCCCTGCTCCTATTCCTTTGGGCGGCCGTTTTTGGAATCATGGGCTCCCGTCTGGCCGAATTTTCCGGAAACGACTGGCTGGATCTTTTCCAAACCGGTCGGGCAGTTGACAATGGAAAAACCGCATTGGGTGGCATTTTGGGCGCAATCTTCGGATTGGCTGTCGGGCGCAGGGTGATGCGCATCCAAGCTCCGGTTTGGGGATGGTTTTTGGGATGGCCTGCCGTGCTGATCGTCTTCCGGATTGGATGCCTGCTTGCAGGCTGCTGCGCGGGAACGCCCACGGGGCTCCCATGGGCGCTCAGTTATGCAGCCGGCACGCCGGCCTGCGAAATGCAACATGCCCACGGACTTTGGGCGGGTGATGGTGCCTGGTCACTTCCCGTCCATCCCGTCCCCGTTTACGAAATGATGCTGGGTTTGCTCCTGCTTTGGGGGATCGCCAAACTTTTGAAGCGTGGGTCAAGTCGTGCGACGATCTTTTTTACCAGCATTTTGGCGTATTCAGGCGTCCGATTCTTCGAAGAATTCATCCGCACGGAACATGTCACCGATGGCTTTCTGAATCCGGTGCAATGGGGTTTGCTGATTGCGATTCCATTCTTGATTGCGCTTATCGTTCGAGCACGGATGCAAGCGAAAACGCCTGAAATGAGCACCACCCGCATCCCAACGGCATCTTTGATCGTACCGATTTTGACGATTTTACTATGCCGCAACTTCTGGACGACCGGCGAATTTTTGGCCTTGGGAATGTTGGTTTTTGCTTTTGGAGCAGCCTCCGTAGTAGCCTTGATGCGTGCAGGCAAACTACGGCAAATCCACTGGATGGTGCCTGCAAGCCTCTTTGCGGGGGCCTTGCTGATGAGCCAAGCTGCAATCGACCAAACCGTGCCGGACGGGTCGCGCGAAAACTGGGTTGAAGTCGGAATGGGCGCTGCGCTCGGCAGTTACAATGAAACTTGTGGCAATACCCACACCTACGGCGTCGCCGGTGCTGGCGGTCAATACACCCACAACATCAATGGTCGGCATCAGTTGGAGGCTGGCATCCGGACCTACTTTGGACAAGACAACGATCGGGACACCTTGGTGACCCTTTTTGGGGGTAATCCTTATTTTGCCTATCAAAACCGCTGGGTCGGCGCCGAATTGGGCGTACATGGCGGAAACTTGATCGTGGATGGGCAAATGCGAAATTTTGTACCTCAAGGCATGCTGCGTGTCGGACCCTCCGACATTTTCTTCGCCGAATTCCGTGTATTCAACAACGGCTATGCACCTATTCCGGGCTCGGCCATGCGCTTGGGAATCGGTTCAGGTTTTGGCTTGGACAACGGCACCGTCTTCCGAATCGGCATCTCGTCGAGTGGCTACTATATCAATCCAACCATCGTGCTTCAAAAAGACTACATGATCGAGCCCCTCGTCGCCTACGGCGGACGCGACAACTACCAATTCGGATTGGGACTCCGGGTTAAGTTAAAAGTGAATAGCGAAAAGTGA
- a CDS encoding 3-hydroxyacyl-CoA dehydrogenase/enoyl-CoA hydratase family protein gives MKTRTIKKVAILGSGIMGSGIACHFANIGVPVLLLDIVPFNLTEEEKKVPAARNRIVNESLQNCIKGKLNPLYSKSFASRITTGNFDDDMAKIKDCDLILEAVIERLDIKHQVFAKVEQHRKPGSIIASNTSGIPIHMMTEGRSEDFNKNFVGLHFFNPPRYLRLLEVIPTPLTDPAITDFMMHYGDLFLGKRTVLCKDTPAFIANRVGVAALLRVLELVKELGLTPEETDKLTGPVTGKPNTGTFRLADLIGSDTTLKVKQGLAQNLPDDELHSMFANAGILEAICEKGWYGDKTNQGFYKKTNERDATGRPVILTLDLDTLEYRAGAKVKLASLEAVKQVDDLNTRMKMLYDFKDKGGELVRKSAQSLFAYVSNRIPEIADDLYKIDDALKAGFAWEQGPFEQSDVLGVEKLYNDAVASGCKVAPWVKEMLDAGHKTFYKSANGQRLYYDLVSKSYKVIPGTESLIILDNFRDNSVVWKNSGTTLFDVGDGVLNLEFHTKMNSIGGEVLEGINKAIDIAENEGWKGLVIGNNGQHFSAGANIAMMLMLAIEEEWDELDFAIRMFQKTVSRLRFSSIPTVMAPHSLTLGGGCELTMHADQVVAAAETYIGLVEVGVGLIPGGGGTKEFTLRFSDALESGDVELNALQSRLLTIAQAKVATSAWEAKELGILQPKNIISVNLDRRLKDAKTEVLRIADEGYTQPLMREDIKVMGRTGLGLAYSGVYAMYAAGYISEHDMKVAKKVAYVMCGGDLTGSQLVTEKYLLDLEREAFLSLLGERKTLERMQHTLKTGKPLRN, from the coding sequence ATGAAAACAAGAACGATCAAAAAGGTGGCCATTTTGGGCTCCGGGATCATGGGAAGCGGCATCGCCTGCCACTTCGCCAACATTGGCGTACCCGTTCTCCTGCTCGACATTGTGCCCTTCAACCTCACCGAAGAGGAAAAGAAAGTTCCGGCGGCGCGCAACCGCATCGTGAACGAATCCCTGCAGAATTGCATCAAGGGCAAGCTCAATCCGCTGTACAGCAAGAGCTTCGCAAGCCGCATCACCACTGGCAACTTTGATGATGACATGGCCAAAATCAAGGATTGTGACTTGATTCTCGAGGCTGTGATCGAGCGCCTCGACATCAAGCATCAGGTCTTTGCAAAAGTCGAGCAGCACCGCAAGCCGGGCAGCATCATTGCCTCCAATACCTCCGGTATTCCGATTCACATGATGACCGAAGGCCGTTCCGAAGACTTCAACAAGAACTTCGTCGGGCTGCACTTTTTCAATCCTCCCCGCTACTTGCGCCTGTTGGAGGTGATTCCTACGCCGCTCACCGATCCTGCGATCACCGATTTCATGATGCACTACGGGGACCTTTTCCTCGGAAAGCGCACGGTGCTTTGCAAGGATACCCCTGCATTTATCGCCAACCGCGTCGGCGTCGCAGCCCTCCTTCGTGTCCTCGAACTCGTCAAGGAACTCGGCCTCACCCCTGAGGAAACCGACAAGCTTACGGGTCCGGTCACCGGCAAGCCGAATACCGGCACTTTCCGTCTCGCCGACTTGATCGGCAGCGACACCACATTAAAGGTGAAGCAAGGCCTCGCCCAAAACCTGCCCGACGATGAACTCCACAGCATGTTTGCCAATGCAGGCATCCTCGAGGCCATCTGCGAAAAAGGCTGGTACGGCGACAAAACCAACCAAGGATTCTACAAGAAAACGAATGAGCGCGATGCAACCGGTCGCCCGGTCATCCTCACGCTCGACCTCGACACGCTCGAGTACCGCGCCGGAGCAAAGGTCAAATTGGCATCGTTGGAAGCCGTGAAGCAGGTCGATGACCTCAATACACGGATGAAGATGCTCTATGACTTCAAGGACAAAGGCGGCGAATTGGTGCGCAAATCCGCACAAAGCCTCTTTGCCTACGTCTCCAACCGCATCCCCGAGATTGCCGACGACCTTTACAAGATCGACGACGCACTCAAAGCAGGTTTTGCCTGGGAACAAGGCCCATTCGAGCAAAGTGACGTGCTCGGCGTCGAAAAACTCTACAACGATGCCGTCGCTTCCGGTTGCAAAGTCGCGCCTTGGGTCAAGGAAATGTTGGATGCAGGTCACAAGACCTTCTACAAATCCGCCAATGGTCAGCGTTTGTACTATGACTTGGTTTCCAAAAGCTACAAAGTCATTCCAGGCACCGAAAGCCTCATCATTCTGGACAACTTCCGCGACAACAGCGTCGTCTGGAAAAACTCCGGCACGACCTTGTTTGACGTGGGCGATGGCGTCTTGAACCTCGAATTCCATACCAAGATGAACAGCATCGGCGGTGAGGTCCTCGAAGGCATCAACAAAGCCATTGACATTGCAGAAAACGAAGGCTGGAAAGGCTTGGTGATTGGCAACAACGGGCAGCATTTCAGCGCCGGAGCCAACATTGCAATGATGTTGATGCTGGCGATCGAGGAGGAGTGGGACGAATTGGATTTTGCGATCCGCATGTTCCAAAAAACCGTTTCCCGCTTGCGCTTCTCGAGCATCCCGACCGTCATGGCCCCGCATAGCCTCACACTCGGCGGTGGTTGCGAACTCACGATGCATGCCGACCAAGTGGTCGCTGCAGCAGAAACCTATATCGGTCTGGTGGAAGTCGGCGTGGGCCTCATCCCCGGCGGTGGCGGTACCAAGGAATTCACCTTGCGTTTCAGCGATGCCTTGGAATCGGGTGACGTCGAATTGAACGCTTTGCAAAGCCGTTTGCTCACGATTGCGCAGGCAAAAGTGGCCACATCGGCTTGGGAAGCCAAGGAACTCGGCATCCTCCAGCCCAAGAACATCATCAGCGTGAACCTCGACCGCCGTCTCAAAGACGCCAAAACGGAGGTGCTCCGCATCGCCGACGAAGGTTATACCCAACCGTTGATGCGTGAAGACATCAAAGTCATGGGCCGCACCGGTCTTGGCCTCGCCTACAGCGGCGTTTACGCCATGTATGCCGCAGGTTACATCAGCGAGCACGACATGAAAGTCGCCAAAAAAGTTGCCTACGTCATGTGCGGCGGCGACCTCACCGGCAGCCAACTCGTCACCGAAAAATACCTCCTCGACCTCGAAAGAGAAGCCTTCCTCAGCCTCCTCGGCGAAAGGAAAACCCTTGAGCGCATGCAGCATACCCTCAAAACTGGTAAACCACTTAGAAATTAG
- a CDS encoding acetyl-CoA C-acyltransferase, translating into MEAYIVAGYRTAVGKASRGGFRYVRPDNLAASVIKHLVQSVPALDPARVEDLIVGCAVPEAEQGLQIGRIISLLSLPFTVPGMTINRYCGSGLEAIVLATAKIKAGMADCIIAGGTESMSLVPTVGYKTALSYDVAISHPEWYFGMGQTAEEIAKDYKISREDQDQFSYNSHMKAAAAIDAGKFAEGIVPVEVIEKLFEGGKVKEKKFTVKEDEGVRRDTTIEGLAKLKPVFAANGSVTAGNSSQTSDGAAFVMVMSEKMVKELNLEPIARLVSYSANGVDPRIMGIGPVAAIPVALKKAGLTLGQIDLIELNEAFAVQSLAVMRDLNIDPAITNVNGGAIALGHPLACTGTKLTVQILNELRLRKKKYGIVSACVGGGQGVAGIYELLN; encoded by the coding sequence ATGGAAGCTTATATCGTCGCAGGATACCGCACCGCAGTAGGCAAAGCCTCACGCGGCGGATTTAGATACGTTCGCCCAGACAACCTCGCCGCCTCCGTCATCAAACACCTCGTGCAATCCGTTCCAGCATTGGATCCGGCTCGGGTCGAAGACTTGATCGTGGGTTGCGCCGTTCCAGAGGCCGAACAAGGCCTTCAGATTGGCCGCATTATCTCGCTCTTGTCCTTGCCGTTTACGGTGCCGGGCATGACCATCAACCGCTATTGTGGTTCAGGTTTGGAGGCCATCGTGCTTGCAACCGCCAAAATCAAGGCGGGAATGGCCGATTGCATCATCGCAGGTGGCACAGAAAGCATGTCGCTCGTCCCAACCGTGGGTTACAAAACCGCTTTGAGCTACGACGTCGCGATCAGCCACCCCGAATGGTATTTCGGCATGGGTCAGACCGCCGAGGAAATCGCCAAAGACTACAAGATTTCCCGCGAAGACCAGGATCAATTCAGCTACAACAGCCACATGAAGGCTGCTGCAGCGATCGATGCGGGAAAATTCGCTGAGGGAATCGTGCCAGTCGAGGTCATCGAAAAGCTGTTTGAAGGCGGCAAGGTCAAGGAAAAGAAATTCACGGTCAAGGAAGACGAAGGCGTTCGCCGTGACACCACAATTGAAGGTTTGGCCAAGTTGAAGCCTGTGTTTGCAGCGAATGGCAGCGTCACCGCCGGCAATTCCTCGCAGACATCCGACGGTGCAGCCTTTGTGATGGTGATGAGCGAAAAGATGGTCAAGGAGCTCAATTTGGAGCCGATTGCCCGCCTTGTAAGCTACAGCGCCAACGGTGTCGATCCGCGCATCATGGGCATCGGTCCTGTTGCGGCGATTCCCGTAGCACTGAAAAAGGCTGGCTTGACCTTGGGTCAAATCGACCTCATCGAATTGAACGAAGCCTTTGCCGTTCAGTCGCTTGCGGTCATGCGCGACCTCAACATCGACCCAGCCATCACCAACGTGAACGGCGGCGCCATTGCGCTCGGGCACCCGCTTGCCTGCACAGGCACGAAACTCACGGTGCAGATCCTCAACGAACTGCGCCTCCGCAAGAAAAAATACGGCATCGTCAGCGCCTGCGTCGGCGGCGGACAAGGCGTTGCTGGGATCTATGAGTTGCTCAATTGA
- a CDS encoding MarR family transcriptional regulator, translating into MDIDFDSTLIADQQDTVLTKQDIGFDVKVTWLAIARMFSPLANEHGITVAMGFALLNISREKGTPATKIAPLLGMEPRSLTRLIKKLEEDGFVYRKQDPEDKRSVRIFLTPLGIEKKDIAQARVERFNKAVRATIKEKELQTFFDVLEKIHLVIKENTQGKAQ; encoded by the coding sequence ATGGACATCGACTTTGACTCAACGCTGATCGCCGATCAGCAAGATACCGTCCTCACCAAGCAAGACATCGGATTCGATGTCAAGGTGACGTGGTTGGCCATTGCGCGCATGTTTAGCCCGCTCGCCAACGAGCATGGCATCACCGTGGCCATGGGCTTCGCCCTGCTCAACATCAGCCGTGAAAAAGGTACGCCGGCCACCAAAATCGCTCCCCTCCTCGGAATGGAGCCCCGCAGCCTCACCCGCCTCATCAAAAAATTGGAGGAGGACGGCTTTGTGTACCGCAAGCAGGATCCTGAAGACAAGCGCTCGGTGCGCATCTTCCTGACGCCGCTCGGCATCGAGAAAAAAGACATTGCCCAGGCCCGCGTGGAACGCTTCAACAAGGCGGTCAGGGCTACAATCAAGGAAAAAGAACTCCAGACATTCTTTGATGTGCTGGAGAAAATACATCTGGTTATCAAGGAAAATACCCAAGGAAAGGCTCAGTAG